In Calliopsis andreniformis isolate RMS-2024a chromosome 9, iyCalAndr_principal, whole genome shotgun sequence, the genomic window ATTTTCACTCAAAATGTGAAGATAAATATTTCTCTCCATAATGTCAATAAATATTAAATGTCCCACTCCCGCTGCACTCATGCACCTCCAAATAATCATGCAGCCGCCTCCATGCTTAAATGTTGGACATTTTTAGCATTCCATTTATATATTCAGTTTTCTCGAAACTTTAGTACTTCTATCTGAATTAAAAGTTCTACATTTATATTCGTCACTAACTATAACAATATTTTAGAAGTTCTGATTTATGTTAACATATGACTCTGTAAATTCGAGACGCTTTCGTTTATTACTGCACTAGTCACCTGCTTTTCTGATTAATATTGCAAACCATTTTAGGTATATTATAATCAATTTCAGTAATTTCTGCCAATTTTTCAACATTTCTTTACAGATCACACCTAATTGATCCTAGAATAACAAGTTTATGGTCTAATTTTTATGGTCGCCCTGTATgttgtcaattttcaataaacCCTGTTTAACTGTATTTTTTAAGAACTTACTGCACAGAAGAGTGAAATTTCCTCAATTTTTTTAAGTGATAAAtcttttttttcttaatttcatATTTAAATCACATATTGCAAGTGGTATTTCTATTTTGGAGATAATATATCCAGTAATATCTTTCTTGTTCATCCTGCAAGGAACTCATTTCTACTTGACTTTAAACTTCTGTTCCAGTCTTATTTGTGAAATTCTGAATTCTTAAAAttcagctgttgaatttttctcTGTTCTCTGTTATGATGTTcttttttcataatttaattGTTAACAACTAAACGTAGAATTCTCTTCTttactataatcataattactatatttctaaatataacgacataaaattaatttatttcttaCCTTCTGTATTGAAATTATGTAACGTTATGTAAATTTTAATACAGTGTATGGAAACTTTTTTGATTGACTGTAGAATAAGGGTACTAATTACTGTGTGCTAATTATTACTGCGCTCCCTCCGCCGTTTCTTATTACATATAACAAGATGTGGCACTAGTAAACTAAAAGTATTTATGTTGTTTTCATTGAAATCAAATCTTTTGTGTTTAATAATGGTATATCTTATATGAGAAAATAAAAGGACAAGCCGGACAATGTGAAAAGGCTCTAGGGTTCTTTTACCCATAATTAAGAATAACTTGAACCACCGAGAATGCACAAAACTCGAATGGCAGAGCTTGAACAGCAGCCTAACGATGTTGAAGAGAAATTCATAAAAATGAGGTCAAAAGGTGGAAGAAAGGAGTCCGTCCGAAGTATCGAGGGAGATATTACCGCTGAATAAAGGATTCTAGTGGAATCGAAGCGGAATTAAGCCCTTGAAAATAGTTTTAAAGAAACTCGTTCAGCGAACCGAGCGAAGCAATCGAAGGGATTGATGGGCTGGCGCCGTTTAGAAACCGTGGATACGAGGATCGTGTGTGCGAAGTGCACGCGACGTATGAGAACGTCTACGCCATTGGCTGTTCCAATTTCCACGCGTGCCTTGTCGCAGTCTTGAATTTCCCAAGGGGAACCGGAATTACATTTATATACCGCCTTATGTAACAGAAACGCGTCGCACTCTTTACCGTCGCGAGATAGGGTTTTAGCGTCCTCGGCGTGATGAGATTCTTTAAAACTGCTCGGACGAAATCCAAGTTGTGTTGCGGGAGACACGGGAACCTTGGGAGGCAGGATTACCTCCGCAGGCGAAGAGGAACGAGAAATAGAAGGCAATGTGTGCGTAAAGAGCCACGGTATGCACCGTTCAGGCCTATTTCAGACGAGACGCTTTTGTCTCTTGCGATGCTATGTGCCACATATCCGAGCATTTTCAACCTATTTTAGGATATTGTTTTCGAGATTCGGTGAGCGAGGAGTCTTGAGGACTAGGGTAACGCGAAGATTAAGATGGCGCGACGTTTGAGTCGCGCCAGGAATTTTTGGAGGATAGTGGAAGCTCGATTATTCAAAATACCAGGAGATTCAAGCCTGAAGCATTCCTTTCATAGCTAGCTTTATTTTCTTCGGTAAATTACTATTACTTCACTATATAAGTTACAATTGATATTCTACTGTACTCTTATTATGACAGACATTTGGAATATTCGAAGTTGTTTGGTCAAGGTTCTACTGTAGTTCGAATTCCTGTTAGAATTAAATTTCTAATACTCGTACGAAACTAACAATAAATATAAGATATTAACACTTGGAAGCCAACGTTGATAATGTTACAAATATAGTATTCAAATCATTTATTACAGCTACTATAGAAATACTACCAAGAACAACATTGAAGAAAAATTACCTATGTTATTAATTACATTGTCATATTCTTCAATTTCTAAAAATAGGGGATGCAGCTTTGATCAAGAAATGACACGATTAACATGTCGTAACGACAGAAAgatagaaattaaaattaaaattaaattctctgtgaaatactatttaaatattcacaacGAACAAATTTCTAAAGTCAACGTATAAACATATGTTAGCAACTTACTTTTGTTTAGCAACTCACAAACACATGAATGAACATACAATGACTCGCAGCATTCAAAACATTAATTATTAAAACCACTGTAGCGTATTTTCTTCATTCATCCAAttcatttacgattattatctttAATTCTTATCCAGTTCtttcaattttaatacaaaAGGAAAAATACCCTTAGAATTTGAACGAATGAATGTAATAATCCTTCGTGACTAGGTTCATCAGCCACTGTACTaacgtaaatgtcccagtacccCCGACCATGTCTTGGTATCTCAACGCTAACATTaatttaattcaattttaaGCTTACCTATTCTAATATACTTAATAAGAAACAAAAATTAGTaccataaaatagtattattcAGCTATTGAGACGCAATTCAAGTGTTTGGACATGTAGATTTTTAAGTCATTCACTTATAAAGACATTTTACATCTCAAGCAGCCGGATATTGGAACATTTATCTAACAGCTATAAGCTCATAATGAGTAAATAATATATCTCGCCTGAAATAGATCCCATCATCAGCTTTGTTTGCCTGTCATCAGTTTCCTCACAACCAGCTTTGACCCGCAACGTCCCCAAAGGAGAAAGTCATTGAACGATAATTCACTCCAACACTGTCCGTATGACGCATTCACGTAACGCTATTATTTTGCCATTACTGGGGACAACCCACGTTCCACTGCATCATTTTCTGCATTCCGCGCCAAGAAGTTCCTAAAAAGAACCTGAAAATTGTCTGTGGAAGATATCGCGCGACAGATGCCTGGATACGTTCTTCAAGAAATTTCCGGGTCGGAATCGCGTGAATTTGTATTCCAGTAAGGCCGCAGATGCTCCAGCAGTATCGATACATCAAGATCAGGGAGGTAGATGGATGAAACTTGTCCCTTCAACCCCCTGGCATTCCTGACTCAAACGATCCTCCCCTTGTCGTCGATCCTATACCGGAAAAATAATCTCCCTTGCGGTCCCCTTCGACAAGGGAACTTCATTTATTTTCGCGAAAGCAGCGGGAACCGTTTACACGCTCTAAATTCGACAATAAATCATCCCTTTTGCAGAATGGTTTTGTGGAATACTTTGGAATGATTTTAAACGTATTTCGAACACGTATTCAAACATAAAGCAATTAAGAAATGCCAATCTCGTCGTTCTAATTTCTGCGGTATCtttcgaagcatataatactgtCTCGTTACATGGTTTCGAGTAAAATTAATTGAGAGTTTAGAGAATATAAGAAACGAATTTTTAAGACTAGTagtaagatagaatagtttcaaGAAAATATGACTGTACCATCAAGCTTATGTCGGAACAGCATTAAATAATACTTAAGCACTATTTGTAAGAACCTAATGAGGTCATGAAATATCATTAGTCAAATACAAATAATGACGTTCCAAACGTTTCAAAATTATCCTAAGTAAACTGCAAGGTATGTAACTAAATTAAGGACTCAAAATGGACTTATCCCTCTAGGAGATAGCATCGCAATGGCTAATTGGATTGTAATTCTTTCATATTCTTCTGTAGATCATTAACGCAAATATACTCAAGGTATATTCTAAGTAAAAAGCACGTTTGACGATATCTCATAAGATAGTGAGATTAAGGTACAGCAATGACATAACTAGGCTTATATTTCCAAGATTTATTATAAATCTCTTTTTCTATATACATTATTCATACGTCGTATCAACTCTCTTCTTACATTTAGTCGCAACAAGTATAAAAGTACGTCATGAGCTGTGATACTCCTGGCTCTGatcaattttaatgaaaaataatgAGATGGATCGAGTGCTTGTCTCCTCATATAAGAGGAGTGTGACCGTCATGGAGAGCATAAAAGTATGTGTGTACCGATAAAAGAGAACAAAAGGAAACTTAACAAAACTACTTCTATATAGAAGGGCTTTGGTCGATCCTCTCGACAAACTCCTTATTTCCTCTCTGTCGAGTACTTTACCAGTCTAATTCATCGCAATTTTGATTTCTCACACTATCACTGTGTGTTCATTCTTATATTAAAGAACTAAAATAATGAATTGTTCGACAAAGCAGTTGGAAATCATGCGATTTCCTTCGCTTCAAGCTTTTCTTTTACGACCTTCGAACGACGAAATTTCATTTAAAGTCCGTAAACTGTAACAACCAGTCTAAAATATATAATTCCATTCAAGTCTTATTTAAATGCAaagttattttaaaaaagattgAAGATCTGTTATTTCGTCATTCGACAACATCGCAAGTTTCGATGGCAAGATGCAATTTAATACAGAACGATTTGCCttgtataaataattaataaaaagtgTCATTACATTCGAGAAATTTGCTGAATAGAAGTTATTCCAAACTTCTGTTGACGATAAGCAACATTCTACAAAACGCCTTGGCAAACACGACACGTTAATTGTAGGGTAAATATGATGTTCATGCAATACCCTGGAAGATTCCTCTCATCGGCTTGCTTAACACAGCATAGATCTATCTATGCATTACAGAACTATATTCTACAATGCATTTACTTATCAAAACTACAAAAAATATACTTTTATAACGTCAAAAAAGTAAAATGATTTGATTAAATGTAAAACGAACTGAAGGGTAATAATTTGTTCTTCTGGTGGTACTATAAACTTGAACGATATACATTTATATCTGCAGTATATATCGAATCGGTTGATCTACTTAAAGAAATATAGTGCACGAAGGAAATGTTTATATATAGCgcgttttaaaaaatatagtcTATCGATCGAacaattaaatattttacaatacaaACATTCTAATCGGTGAAACGATCATGAAAAGACGTGGAGAGATCCTAATATTACATTCATTTCGTATGAAAcgtggttgagtatcaatgacgACTATAAGACGTTTTATGATATATAATCATATTTTAAAAACTGAATACTTAGAACTCGGATGTTTCTTACTATGTACCTCTGTCTTTTGAGATTGCACGTTTTACAGTGCAGAAAATGGAGAAGAAACAGTAATTACTACATTCCATAACAAAACGAAACATGATCTTGAAATCTTCAGTCCACTTCTATTTCTGCGCATTCCACTGACCAAACAGATAAAAGTACAGAATGAACCGTCAGAAATGAATCATAATTTTGCAAACAAGAATTAAAGTTTCAGCCAATCATATCGTGCGGAATTACCTGTGAAATCAAAGTAGTCCTCACATTGTCGCGCATTATAATTCACAGAGAAAAATACGCTAATATAATAGCTTTTAACCAAAACTTCAACTACTTTTTTGCAAAAAAGAACCCATTCATGACATAAAATTACTGTTAAGCCTTTAACCGTCTTAACAAATAAATTGTATAGAAATAAAATGGCTTTGACTTTAAATTTAAAGATCACGTTAAATTTTGCAACTCTCTCCGTTACTGTAATCGTAAATTTTTGCTCACCCTGTACGTATTTTATGGAAGAAAATAGAAACTTTTCCATACCATTCAGACATCAATGATATAAACAGATATGAACGATAATGCGACTGTCAATTAAACGAAAATGCGAACTATATCAAAGAATGTCGTTTAACAGTTCAAGTCAACAATACGATAACGCTTGTACCCACAGCATGGCACGGAGAGACCGCCTTAAGtgcaaatatatgtatatataaaactCTCATAATTTACATGATAGCACACCACTTCTTGGTGCCTTCATTGGCCGATTTATTACTCTCCTCATCCCCAAGGTCCAATTTGCCCGTCTGAAACTTCAGTTCCGAGACAGGAGTGGAAATCTGTATAGGCCTGCGTAGTCCTTTCAGAAGACTGATCGAAGTATTCAACAGACTGTTCTCAGATTCTGTCTTCTGTTTTTTCATGGAAGAACTCCACTCTTCAGTTTCGTGCTTTCGTTTTCTCTCGGTCGGACTACCGTTGCTGGTAGATACCATATCAGATAAGCCAGTACTGTACCGCAGGATCTTAAAATCTTCTGTATCATCCGGTTGCAATGATGCACTGGATGTGTTAACGAACATCGAGTTATTCGGCGAGTACCTTTGTTCACGTAAAGTTACGTGACGCATTCTACTGAGCGAACGCCTACCAGTGATACTTCTCAGCGTTTTTCCAAAAGACATGTCCTTTGGTGGCTGAATCAGTGTACTTTGCTCAGAGGTACTCGCGTCAAATAATTTAGAATTATCTTTCATACAATCGTTCAACTTAATCTGCACATCTTTCAGCGTTATTGCAGGATCGTACGAAACACATGATGTATCTGCCTTGTTCACCGTTTCTTCAGGTTTCGTCTTTTCCTTCATAGGGTCGTTTTGTGACAGAGTCTCTGACACCTCGGATACCTCCGAGGTGGTGGATTCCAAAGCATCCACCGAGTAACTCTCTGTGTCGGTTTGGGATGCGCTATGCAAATCTTCCTTCTCGGATGCATTATCCTTTGTTTGTACTGTTTCCTCTTTACTTTCGTCTTTTGAATTTTCACAGCTTTGTTTTTCCTCTTGTGGCTTTGTAGGACTATCTTCTACCTGCAAGCTTAAATTCAGATCGTTGTCTTCCTGTTCATCTGCTTCCTTAGATTCTATGGAATCATTTGGTGTTTCCTGTTCTTTGGTTTGCTCTTGTTCAATTATCATGTTTTTATCCATAGAATCCTTTTCTTCATTTGAACTAGATTCAGGGGGCGCATGATCCACACACTCCTTGATTGGTTGTTGCTCATCTTTGGAAACGTCTTTATCATTTTCATCCTGTTTAGATACATTTGCTTTAACCTCTGCCTCCTCAGATTCTGGCTGCATGTTTGTGGGTTTCAATTCCACAGCTTTATCAGCAATAGCTAACTTTTTGATACCACTACCAACAGACCTTCCAACTGACTTCTTGGTATGATCGAGTTCAAATTTTGCCGGTACACACGGTTTACTCTGTAAAAGACACATTAATTCTTAATACAATCCTACTTTTTAAGTAAGGATGAAAGATTTCAAATATACTCATAACACATTAATATTGCATAAAAATAATATAGTTCAAGAGTGACGCTCAACCAATAAACCAAAAAAATGAGAGTCACATCTTAAGATAAAATTGTGTTGCATTACGCATAATTAAATTGCACTATTGTTTCAAGGTACAAGAATAAAAACACTAAAAAAATATCTTTAATAACTGACAATTGCACTTACTTTAAAATTCTTTCTCTGACCTGGTGGTATATTCTTCTGTACAGAACTAGTACTCAACTTAGacctgcaataagaatacacgaGGATTCAAAAGTTGCAGAAGTAATATCTTCAATGTATTTGCACCTAATTTAAACCGAGTAAGAAGTACCGGAGGTGATGAGAggtaattgaaaaaaaaaactgaTCAAATCAAAGTTTCTCATCTACACCATAAGATTCTAACAATTATTTTTCATCTGCCCAATCACTCAGAACTATTTGTTTCACTAATACTTCTCATTTCCAATTCACAGAAAGTCAAAGCGAAATCTGAAGAAACCATGACTGAAAATAATGAAACGTTCAGAGCCATGAAACATCCGAAAATATCGGTGGTTATCTTCGGTCAAAATCGGCTGACATTTGCCCCGCTTTATCCTCGGATATtcaaaaggaaaaagaaatcgTGTACGATCGAGTGGCATCGCGGAGATTAATTAATTTCGAACTAAGCAAAATGTGTAACATAGTCGAGGCGAGGTGAAGCCGTACAAGCCGCTAGATCTCGTCAGCAGAGCAACTATGGATGAACTCGCTGGTTCGTCTGGGCTGATTGGTTTTACAAACCTGTTCGAACTCTCGGATTCGCGCTGTCTCTTGTGCAAGTTCGTTTCAGAAGCTTTCGACGCCGCGGCCGTTGCCTTGAGCGGTCTCCGATTGTACAAATTCCTCTCATCGCCCCCAGGGGCCGCCTTCTTTGGCGTCTTACCCATGGTCGTATGTTCGAGCGTACGTTTTACGTTATGCACGTCCTGTCTGCCCTGCCTCTACCACGATTCTCCTATATCAAGATCTCTCCACGCCCTTTCCTTCTCTTTGGCCGCTTACAACCGCTTACACTCGCCCCCGTGCGAACGCGCGACAAAGACCCCGCGCGTCGTTTACGTTACGGCCAAAGATGAGTAATTTTATCTGCGTTATACTTTGTTTCCGCCTTTACCTACACGTATATCGAGATATGTTcagtctctctctgtctctttttCCGTCTTTCTCCTTTTCCTCCGCTTCTGTGTTCCCCCAGAAAATCACTCACGACATTATCCGAGTTGGTAATTAACGGTAAAACATGCCAGACGAGACAGCGCGAGGAATCACGGTTCCGTGTGTACGTGTATATGTATGTGTTCTCGTACGACACAGGCGTGTAGCGTGCATGCACCGTTCAGGACGCCATGCAACGTGACGCTTCTCTTGATTTTGTAGATTCGTGAACGCACGCGCCGAAACCCCTTTCGAGTAGGCTACTGACAACACTGGGGGGGAATATCTGTTTTCACTTTTAGGGACGACTAAGCCCTCTTAATAGGATTGAAACTTTACGTAACCGAGTCGATGGCGGTACACATTCGTGGAAAATGTCACGCGCCGTACGATGGCGTACGATGTATTTCACGCGCACGGCCGGCCTTTTTCCGTTCACTGAAGTTCACTTCGCTCTGGCTAGCGGTAAATTCCGTTGACAAACAATGCGAACGAGATTGCAGTGGGGCGCTGACGTCGAACAGTAGAGTGTAGATGTCAGTAGTGATTCGTTTGGTTACCGACAGATGGATAGGAAGAAATTGGTAATATTGAGGCGAAGAAAATGTGGACTTTATTAACACGCTGCTGCCATTTCACCCATATTGGGGTGACAATTTTTACATGATTGTGAATAACGATAAGTTACAcaatcatgaataatagtaATGTACAGAATTTTAGCGATAGTTAGTAAAAAAGGAAAAACACTttaaaataatcatgaaaattaattaaagacAATTTTCCTTAAAGGTAGAATCACTGCCaaagtgatagaatttttaatgaaattaaaatgGCAGTCAATGTGTTAATTCAAGCAGAATGAGTACACAGGATAGACTAGACAAGCAAATATTCCGTTCGAATAATCGAACCGAACCGAGTACTCGAAAAATCCGAACAGTTCGGAATAAACTGAACGATTCGACAGAAACTGAACAGTTCGAAACAATCGAATGGTTCGAAATAAATCAAACATTTCGAAAGAAACAACAATTCGAATAAACCAAGTGGATCCTAATAAACTAGAGGGAATGGGGAATTTCGGACCTAGGGTTAAGGACAGAGAGCCTACATCAGAGTAGAATACCTGAAGAAAGAATATGAAGAGTCCCTGCAAGAATAGTGAAACTACTAATGGCTCACCATCCTTGGATGAGGAGTCATTTTCGTTACTACTTTGTCAATATGCTCATGCTTAAATTGTTAATATTCATTTGTCTTGACCGCTATAACCAGGCTCAACGAGGGAACCCAGTAATGGCGGCTATTCACAATTGAAATTAGTTTTTGAAGTAGTATTGCAAAGGGAAGATCATAATGTGAATTAAAGTTACGAGAATGTGATCACAGTTTATGTTAGAGTTATGGAAAAATAGTTACGGTTTGAATTAGTATTGCGATTAACTACTAATAGTATTTGCATTTTGAATTACAGTCACTTTGTTATAACATTGCAATTTTTAAAGTCATTTAGAGTtcttatattattaaatttttgtgCCTAGTAG contains:
- the LOC143183698 gene encoding uncharacterized protein LOC143183698 encodes the protein MGKTPKKAAPGGDERNLYNRRPLKATAAASKASETNLHKRQRESESSNRSKLSTSSVQKNIPPGQRKNFKSKPCVPAKFELDHTKKSVGRSVGSGIKKLAIADKAVELKPTNMQPESEEAEVKANVSKQDENDKDVSKDEQQPIKECVDHAPPESSSNEEKDSMDKNMIIEQEQTKEQETPNDSIESKEADEQEDNDLNLSLQVEDSPTKPQEEKQSCENSKDESKEETVQTKDNASEKEDLHSASQTDTESYSVDALESTTSEVSEVSETLSQNDPMKEKTKPEETVNKADTSCVSYDPAITLKDVQIKLNDCMKDNSKLFDASTSEQSTLIQPPKDMSFGKTLRSITGRRSLSRMRHVTLREQRYSPNNSMFVNTSSASLQPDDTEDFKILRYSTGLSDMVSTSNGSPTERKRKHETEEWSSSMKKQKTESENSLLNTSISLLKGLRRPIQISTPVSELKFQTGKLDLGDEESNKSANEGTKKWCAIM